From a region of the Mycobacterium sp. SMC-8 genome:
- a CDS encoding FHA domain-containing protein, producing MQGLVLQLTRVGFLLLLWLFIWSVLRILRTDIYAPTGAVMVRRGLPLRGSLLPNRTRRHVPRQLVVTEGALAGTRIPLGTQPVLIGRADDSTLVLTDDYASTRHARLSPRGPEWYVEDLGSTNGTYLDRAKVTTAVRVPMGTPVRIGKTVIELRP from the coding sequence ATGCAGGGCCTGGTACTGCAGCTGACCCGTGTCGGCTTCCTTCTACTGCTCTGGCTGTTCATCTGGTCGGTGCTGCGCATCCTGCGCACCGACATCTACGCCCCGACCGGTGCGGTGATGGTACGGCGCGGGCTTCCGTTGCGGGGTTCGCTGCTTCCCAACCGCACCCGCAGGCATGTGCCCCGGCAGCTGGTGGTGACCGAGGGAGCGCTGGCCGGCACCCGCATTCCGCTGGGCACGCAGCCGGTGCTGATCGGTCGCGCCGATGACTCGACGCTTGTGCTCACCGACGACTACGCCTCGACCCGCCACGCCAGGCTCTCGCCACGCGGTCCGGAATGGTATGTAGAGGACCTAGGATCAACAAACGGTACATACCTCGACAGGGCGAAGGTGACGACAGCGGTACGAGTTCCGATGGGCACACCGGTGCGAATCGGCAAGACGGTGATCGAGCTGCGCCCGTGA
- a CDS encoding DUF3662 and FHA domain-containing protein produces the protein MGLVGRFERKLEDKVGDAFARVFGGSIVPQEVESLLRREADAGARELHGGRILAPNDYVITLSVPDYREVSADPDITATTFAKHLEGYIHEQGWQTYGDVVVRFEQSPNLHTGQFRARAAVNPDATTVEPAPPPRDVTSQAEPGVPPMTDNPTYRGGQGPGRPADDYYNRPEDDRYNRPDEQRGGYPQSDQGPGHPDQGGYPAQDQGYPAPDQGYPPRGGYPEHGGYPDQGGYPEQGGYPPQSYEQRPPAGYGPPPGYPDQGYRQAPPGYGPPPGGQPGYGPPPSGDYNYGRRPDDGGYGPQSRPSYPDQGGYPDQGGYGGGQQSYGGQDYGQPDYGRYGEAPAGYADQGYGESAGYGDQGYGQAGGYGGYGAQSDYPAAGATVTLQLDDGSGRTYQLREGANVIGRGQDAQFRLPDTGVSRRHLEIRWDGQVALLSDLNSTNGTTVNNAPVQEWQLADGDVIRLGHSEIIVRVH, from the coding sequence ATGGGGTTGGTCGGCCGCTTCGAGCGCAAGCTCGAGGACAAGGTCGGTGATGCCTTTGCCCGGGTCTTCGGCGGATCGATCGTTCCGCAGGAAGTGGAGTCGCTGCTGCGCCGGGAGGCCGACGCCGGCGCCCGCGAACTGCATGGTGGACGCATTTTGGCCCCGAACGATTACGTCATTACCCTCAGTGTGCCTGACTACCGAGAGGTGAGTGCCGATCCGGACATCACCGCGACCACGTTCGCCAAGCACTTGGAGGGATACATCCATGAGCAGGGATGGCAAACGTATGGTGATGTGGTCGTCAGATTCGAGCAGTCACCCAACCTGCACACCGGACAGTTTCGCGCGCGTGCCGCGGTCAATCCAGACGCGACCACAGTCGAACCCGCTCCACCCCCACGAGACGTCACGTCCCAGGCAGAACCAGGAGTACCACCGATGACCGACAACCCGACTTACCGCGGCGGCCAAGGACCGGGTCGGCCCGCGGACGACTACTACAACCGTCCCGAAGACGACCGCTACAACCGTCCGGACGAGCAGCGCGGCGGCTACCCCCAGAGCGACCAGGGCCCCGGCCACCCGGATCAGGGCGGCTACCCCGCCCAGGATCAGGGCTACCCGGCCCCGGATCAGGGCTACCCGCCCCGCGGCGGTTACCCCGAGCACGGTGGCTACCCGGATCAAGGGGGCTACCCGGAGCAGGGCGGCTACCCTCCGCAGTCCTATGAGCAGCGTCCGCCGGCCGGTTACGGCCCGCCTCCGGGCTACCCGGATCAGGGCTACCGGCAGGCACCTCCCGGATACGGCCCGCCCCCCGGCGGCCAGCCCGGCTACGGACCGCCGCCGTCGGGCGACTACAACTACGGCCGTCGCCCCGATGACGGCGGGTACGGCCCGCAGAGCCGGCCGTCCTACCCCGATCAGGGTGGCTACCCCGATCAGGGCGGTTACGGCGGCGGTCAGCAGTCCTATGGCGGCCAGGATTACGGGCAGCCCGATTACGGTCGCTACGGCGAGGCCCCGGCCGGTTACGCCGACCAGGGCTACGGTGAGTCCGCCGGCTACGGCGACCAGGGTTACGGGCAGGCCGGCGGCTACGGCGGATACGGCGCCCAGAGCGACTACCCGGCCGCCGGTGCGACCGTCACGCTGCAGCTCGACGACGGCAGCGGGCGTACCTACCAGCTGCGTGAAGGCGCCAATGTGATCGGCCGTGGCCAGGATGCCCAGTTCCGGTTGCCCGACACGGGTGTGTCGCGTCGTCACCTGGAGATCCGCTGGGACGGTCAGGTCGCGCTATTGTCGGACCTCAACTCCACCAACGGCACGACGGTGAACAACGCACCGGTCCAGGAGTGGCAGCTGGCCGACGGCGACGTCATCCGGCTCGGCCACTCCGAGATCATCGTCCGCGTCCACTGA